From one Rhipicephalus microplus isolate Deutch F79 unplaced genomic scaffold, USDA_Rmic scaffold_23, whole genome shotgun sequence genomic stretch:
- the LOC119170345 gene encoding uncharacterized protein LOC119170345 isoform X2, whose translation MNNAAFVDTISEVPPFREPHNALRHMDNEPPTQKRRKVNQTNAPWRVAVVGSLIVLFATSVFGTSGLFYVYFVDTFRVSHEAASWSASTMAAMLNCAGLIVSLLQRFLSIFQISLVGSVLLWTSLMLAAFVPNMELMTLLLGAVHAWCPH comes from the exons ATGAACAACGCTGCCTTCGTGGACACTATTTCTGAAG TGCCACCATTTAGAGAGCCACATAATGCGCTACGTCACATGGACAATGAGCCACCAACCCAGAAGCGGCGTAAGGTCAACCAGACCAACGCCCCTTGGCGCGTTGCAGTGGTGGGATCTCTTATCGTCCTGTTTGCCACGAGTGTGTTTGGTACCTCGGGCCTTTTCTACGTCTACTTCGTGGACACGTTCAGGGTCAGCCACGAAGCTGCATCTTGGTCGGCCAGCACAATGGCTGCGATGCTTAACTGCGCAG GCCTCATTGTTTCGTTACTCCAGCGCTTCCTGAGCATTTTCCAAATTTCTCTCGTCGGCAGCGTTCTACTGTGGACAAGTCTCATGCTAGCAGCATTTGTACCTAACATGGAGCTCATGACTTTACTTTTGGGTGCTGTGCATG